The following coding sequences are from one Parcubacteria group bacterium window:
- a CDS encoding GIY-YIG nuclease family protein, which translates to MNTKFYFVYMLASKRNGTLYIGVTSNLPKRVWEHKNNLVGGFTKKYNIHNLVYFEQTENVQSALLQEKQLKKWKRDWKIELIEKDNPEWKDLYEKILG; encoded by the coding sequence ATGAACACAAAGTTTTATTTTGTATACATGCTAGCGAGTAAAAGAAACGGAACACTATATATCGGGGTAACATCAAATTTACCTAAAAGAGTTTGGGAACATAAAAACAATTTAGTCGGAGGATTTACTAAAAAATATAATATCCATAACTTAGTATATTTTGAACAAACAGAAAATGTGCAAAGTGCGCTACTTCAAGAAAAGCAACTTAAAAAATGGAAGAGAGATTGGAAAATCGAATTGATAGAAAAAGATAATCCAGAATGGAAGGATCTGTATGAGAAAATACTAGGTTAG
- the ruvB gene encoding Holliday junction branch migration DNA helicase RuvB codes for MITNSDEQVEDSGLDNTLRPQSFAEYVGQEKTKRNLSILIDAARKRKEPIEHVLLYGPAGLGKTTLAHIIAKETGVNIRVTSGPAIERVGDLGSILTNLQDGDILFIDEIHRLNKLIEEVLYPAMEDHKLDIIIGKGPSARTLQLDLPKFTLIGATTRLGSLSNPLRNRFGVINRLEFYTDEEIKRIIDRSARILDIKINKNGSEKIANCSRKTPRVANRILKRVRDFAQINDQDIINEEIAREALKILDIDEMGLEPTDRNILETIIDKFNGGPVGIQTIAAATLEEIQTIEDVYEPYLLQLGFLTRTPRGRMVTENGFRHLGREFTAENQQKLI; via the coding sequence ATGATTACAAATTCCGATGAACAAGTCGAAGATTCGGGTCTGGATAATACTCTGCGTCCGCAGAGTTTTGCTGAATATGTCGGACAAGAAAAAACCAAGAGAAACCTGAGTATTCTTATTGATGCCGCCAGAAAAAGAAAAGAACCGATTGAACATGTGCTTCTTTATGGGCCTGCAGGACTGGGAAAAACAACCCTGGCTCACATTATCGCCAAGGAAACAGGAGTAAATATTCGAGTAACTTCCGGTCCGGCCATTGAACGAGTTGGCGACCTTGGATCAATCCTTACCAATCTTCAAGATGGAGACATTCTTTTTATCGATGAAATCCATCGGCTCAACAAGCTGATTGAAGAAGTTTTGTATCCGGCGATGGAAGATCACAAACTAGATATCATTATCGGGAAAGGTCCATCCGCCAGAACCTTGCAGCTTGATCTTCCAAAATTTACTCTGATTGGCGCGACCACCAGACTGGGTTCTCTTTCTAATCCGCTTCGAAATCGTTTTGGAGTGATAAATCGCTTGGAATTTTATACCGATGAAGAAATAAAAAGAATAATTGATCGCAGTGCTCGAATTTTGGATATTAAAATAAATAAAAATGGCTCGGAAAAGATAGCCAACTGCAGTCGAAAAACCCCGCGCGTGGCCAATCGAATTTTGAAAAGGGTTCGTGATTTTGCACAAATCAATGATCAGGATATAATAAACGAAGAGATTGCTCGTGAAGCTTTAAAAATTTTGGATATTGATGAAATGGGGCTAGAGCCGACCGATAGAAATATTTTGGAAACGATCATTGATAAGTTTAACGGCGGACCGGTGGGAATTCAAACAATCGCCGCCGCCACACTCGAAGAAATTCAGACCATTGAAGATGTCTATGAACCGTATTTATTGCAGCTGGGTTTTTTAACCCGCACTCCCCGCGGAAGAATGGTAACGGAAAACGGATTCAGGCATTTGGGGAGAGAGTTTACTGCCGAAAATCAACAAAAATTAATTTAA
- a CDS encoding PH domain-containing protein, giving the protein MEEKIFGKELLREIEANEGLIKIMHRHWFNIFKQFIPVLLAVFFMAASLVFFPVYFSDFRSGSFLKLFLFVESLFAILVWIYGFFVWIDYYFDIWVITNERIINIEQKGLFVRSLSEVKFEKIQDVTVEVTGFIPTILNYGDVFVQTAAEKERFIFRQIPNPYKTKDLIMNLQKKQAKRQKAF; this is encoded by the coding sequence ATGGAAGAAAAAATATTCGGCAAAGAATTGCTAAGGGAAATAGAAGCCAACGAAGGTCTGATCAAAATTATGCATAGGCACTGGTTCAATATTTTCAAACAATTCATTCCTGTCTTGCTGGCGGTGTTTTTCATGGCAGCCTCTCTTGTTTTTTTCCCCGTTTATTTTTCGGATTTTAGAAGCGGAAGCTTTTTAAAGTTGTTTCTTTTTGTTGAGAGCCTTTTTGCTATCCTTGTTTGGATTTATGGATTTTTTGTCTGGATCGATTATTATTTCGATATCTGGGTTATTACCAACGAAAGAATAATTAATATCGAGCAAAAAGGGCTTTTTGTCAGATCATTAAGCGAAGTTAAATTTGAAAAAATTCAAGATGTTACAGTCGAAGTCACTGGCTTTATCCCGACGATTTTAAATTACGGGGATGTTTTCGTGCAGACGGCCGCAGAAAAAGAAAGATTTATTTTTAGGCAAATTCCAAATCCGTACAAAACAAAAGACTTGATAATGAATCTCCAGAAAAAGCAGGCGAAAAGGCAGAAAGCTTTTTAG
- a CDS encoding lamin tail domain-containing protein, with protein sequence MKSVGGKTFCFCLLIVLFQAAGFFVLPNIVLASEDDLIITEIMYDPGGVDSGHSDWVEIYNPTEEKIIINKDKFGITDEEHLELGSDGVHYKNCHKIDGDLEIKPGKFAIIASNKNDFKSDYLKFDGDVLDSAFSLSSAGDSLRLSNDKCENFFIDFDFENSWGGKNNGKTLEKIKLNESNKKSNWQESYTEGGTPGEENSKKPEPKEYSGKIRINEILPNPSGDELKDEYIEVYNYSNGDIDLESWELRDAGTGEYVFPKNTVIKKDNFLVVYRKDFKFAINNSEEVISLLNPNGVETSIVLCGNKPFKSDISYSFDGIGWQRSSYLTPEKENKLDKAPNIKIKKDDKIYKNIYANFEVKTGDKNQKVVWDFGDGHKSYLQETKHKYSNTGIFKVLLVVKGKSDDFTENFTVEVEKFGESKIKIVSVKANPKGKDDKESITIQNNSKKKINLKNWSIATGWDNLYNHPISKDLIIKPGKSKEITKKYSAFALNNKQTKIELRYPDGTVASKVKYSKKEGVEDDEVYEKGESGWEWIGVQTNIDSTQTSAEELQNDATKEREKSEESLADENKSKDQVENNVEIQADEPAENQDQGEVLGVEIVRNDKSENKKGIFQTIFWNINQFVNNLINFFL encoded by the coding sequence ATGAAAAGTGTAGGAGGTAAAACTTTTTGTTTTTGTTTGTTAATAGTTCTGTTTCAAGCAGCAGGATTTTTTGTTTTGCCAAACATTGTCTTGGCGAGTGAAGATGATTTAATAATTACCGAAATAATGTATGATCCCGGAGGAGTAGATTCTGGACATAGCGATTGGGTAGAAATATATAATCCGACTGAAGAAAAAATAATTATAAATAAAGATAAGTTTGGAATAACAGACGAAGAACATCTTGAATTGGGAAGCGATGGGGTACACTACAAAAACTGTCACAAAATTGACGGCGATTTGGAAATAAAACCCGGAAAGTTCGCCATAATAGCAAGCAATAAAAATGATTTCAAATCGGATTATCTCAAATTTGACGGGGATGTTTTAGACAGCGCTTTTAGTTTGTCTTCAGCAGGAGACTCTCTTAGGTTGAGCAATGACAAATGCGAAAATTTTTTTATTGATTTTGATTTTGAAAATTCATGGGGAGGGAAAAACAACGGAAAGACGCTGGAAAAAATAAAATTAAATGAAAGTAACAAAAAATCCAATTGGCAGGAAAGTTATACGGAAGGAGGGACTCCGGGTGAAGAAAATTCCAAAAAACCGGAGCCAAAAGAATATTCAGGAAAAATAAGAATCAATGAAATTCTACCAAACCCCTCCGGTGATGAATTAAAAGATGAATACATAGAAGTTTATAATTATTCAAATGGCGATATTGATCTTGAAAGCTGGGAACTAAGAGATGCGGGAACCGGGGAATACGTTTTTCCAAAAAATACTGTGATAAAAAAGGATAATTTTTTAGTTGTTTACAGAAAGGATTTTAAATTCGCGATAAATAATTCTGAAGAAGTCATTTCTCTTTTAAATCCAAATGGAGTAGAAACGTCGATTGTTCTATGTGGAAACAAGCCTTTTAAAAGCGACATCTCCTATAGTTTCGACGGCATTGGCTGGCAAAGAAGCAGTTATTTGACTCCAGAAAAAGAAAACAAATTAGACAAAGCTCCCAATATAAAGATTAAAAAAGACGATAAGATTTACAAAAATATTTACGCTAATTTTGAAGTAAAGACTGGAGATAAAAATCAAAAAGTAGTTTGGGATTTTGGCGACGGACATAAAAGCTATCTCCAAGAAACAAAACATAAATATTCGAATACGGGAATATTCAAAGTCCTCTTGGTAGTAAAAGGAAAAAGCGATGACTTTACGGAAAATTTCACGGTTGAAGTGGAAAAATTCGGCGAGTCAAAAATCAAGATTGTTTCCGTAAAAGCCAATCCCAAAGGAAAAGATGACAAAGAATCGATTACGATTCAAAACAATTCCAAGAAAAAAATAAATTTAAAAAATTGGAGCATTGCAACTGGCTGGGATAACTTATATAATCACCCAATCTCAAAAGATTTAATAATAAAACCCGGGAAATCAAAAGAAATTACCAAAAAATATTCAGCGTTTGCTCTAAATAATAAACAGACTAAAATAGAACTTCGCTACCCGGATGGAACCGTAGCGTCGAAAGTAAAATACAGCAAAAAAGAAGGCGTGGAGGATGATGAAGTTTATGAAAAAGGAGAAAGCGGGTGGGAATGGATCGGAGTGCAGACTAACATCGATTCAACGCAAACGAGTGCAGAGGAGTTACAAAATGATGCTACAAAAGAGCGAGAAAAATCGGAAGAAAGTTTAGCTGATGAAAATAAATCAAAAGACCAAGTGGAAAATAATGTCGAAATCCAAGCTGATGAACCGGCAGAAAATCAAGATCAAGGCGAGGTTTTGGGGGTTGAAATAGTAAGAAATGATAAATCGGAGAATAAGAAAGGAATTTTTCAAACTATATTTTGGAATATAAATCAATTTGTAAATAATCTTATCAACTTTTTCTTGTAG
- a CDS encoding YebC/PmpR family DNA-binding transcriptional regulator yields the protein MSGHSHFAGIKQRKGVNDAKRANVFTKLGRFVTIAAREGGGNPEFNFKLKMAIEQARYANMPKDNIDKAIKRGTGELKDGAEIQEVMYEAYGPGQVAMLIKAATDNKNRTLGEIKNVLAKGGGKMVAEGAVSFMFKQVGCIEIAIEDGEKDNLEILAIEAGADDISYEDGVFSVYTKIEDLKEVKENIEKSGLNVESAGLIYVPTQKTSISEKDKESYEKLLEALDDLDDVQEIFDNL from the coding sequence ATGTCAGGACATTCGCATTTTGCGGGAATAAAGCAAAGAAAAGGAGTCAATGATGCTAAGAGGGCCAATGTTTTTACCAAACTGGGCCGTTTTGTTACTATCGCTGCCAGGGAAGGAGGAGGAAATCCAGAATTCAATTTTAAACTTAAGATGGCAATCGAACAGGCGCGCTATGCCAATATGCCTAAAGACAATATTGATAAAGCAATCAAAAGAGGAACGGGAGAGCTTAAAGATGGCGCAGAAATTCAAGAAGTGATGTATGAAGCTTATGGTCCGGGACAGGTGGCAATGCTGATTAAAGCGGCAACGGACAATAAGAATCGAACCCTGGGAGAAATTAAAAACGTATTGGCTAAAGGAGGAGGGAAAATGGTCGCCGAAGGAGCGGTTAGTTTTATGTTTAAGCAGGTCGGATGTATTGAGATAGCAATTGAAGATGGAGAGAAGGATAACCTAGAAATTTTAGCGATTGAAGCCGGAGCGGATGATATTTCATATGAAGATGGGGTATTTTCTGTTTATACTAAAATTGAAGATCTGAAAGAAGTAAAAGAAAATATTGAAAAAAGCGGGCTAAATGTTGAAAGTGCCGGGCTCATTTATGTTCCGACCCAAAAAACTAGTATTTCCGAAAAAGACAAAGAAAGCTATGAAAAACTTTTGGAAGCATTGGATGATCTGGATGATGTGCAGGAAATCTTTGATAACTTGTAA
- the ruvC gene encoding crossover junction endodeoxyribonuclease RuvC codes for MKVLGIDPGTATTGWAILEECKGCVAPIAYGHISTLPKNSVSDRLKEVADDLEKIIKKYEPQESAIEDIFFFKNVKTAVKVSQSRGAMLLTLEKKNVRIFSYTPLQVKQALTGYGRADKKQIQLMVKNILKLKSIPKPDDTADAIAIALCHLNSRKVNSLKNF; via the coding sequence ATGAAAGTGCTTGGAATCGATCCTGGAACCGCGACGACTGGCTGGGCTATATTAGAAGAATGCAAAGGATGCGTTGCGCCGATAGCTTATGGACATATCAGTACTTTGCCAAAAAATTCTGTTTCCGATCGCCTAAAAGAAGTGGCGGATGATTTGGAAAAAATAATAAAAAAATATGAACCGCAGGAATCAGCCATTGAGGACATCTTCTTTTTTAAAAACGTAAAAACTGCCGTAAAGGTGAGCCAATCCAGAGGAGCGATGCTGTTGACGCTTGAGAAGAAAAATGTTAGAATTTTCAGTTATACTCCGCTCCAAGTCAAACAGGCGCTAACCGGATATGGAAGAGCAGACAAGAAGCAAATTCAACTGATGGTAAAAAATATTTTGAAACTTAAATCAATCCCCAAGCCGGATGATACGGCGGATGCGATTGCAATAGCGCTTTGCCATTTAAACAGCCGAAAAGTAAACAGTTTAAAGAATTTTTGA
- a CDS encoding 7TM domain-containing protein, producing MNINPVINYFVNQGVPLITVILLLMFPIIATMIAFLRQVVGIKAFGIYTPSIIIFAFFATGIKYGVALFVSVILVGMAVRFILKRFRMLYLPRIAITLSTVALAMLLMLALGGSLQRTGLAAVSIFPLLIMITLVEKFIATQIEKGNKTAFYLALETLIISIAGYYLLKWDFLIKFVVAYPWAILLTIPINIALGKWTGLRISEYLRFREVFKKM from the coding sequence ATGAATATCAATCCAGTTATAAACTATTTTGTTAATCAGGGGGTTCCTTTGATAACGGTGATTCTTCTCTTGATGTTTCCGATAATTGCAACGATGATTGCATTTTTACGCCAAGTTGTCGGGATAAAAGCTTTTGGAATTTACACCCCATCAATAATTATTTTTGCCTTTTTTGCCACCGGAATAAAATATGGAGTGGCTTTGTTCGTCAGTGTTATTCTAGTTGGAATGGCAGTTAGGTTTATTCTTAAGAGATTTCGAATGCTCTATCTTCCTCGAATCGCAATAACACTTAGCACTGTTGCTTTAGCTATGCTTTTGATGCTGGCTCTTGGAGGATCGCTTCAGAGGACAGGGCTGGCCGCAGTTTCAATATTTCCGCTTCTCATTATGATTACTCTGGTTGAAAAGTTTATCGCTACTCAAATTGAAAAAGGAAATAAGACTGCTTTTTATCTGGCGCTGGAAACTTTAATAATATCCATTGCCGGATATTATTTGTTAAAATGGGATTTTCTTATTAAATTTGTCGTTGCGTATCCCTGGGCAATACTTCTTACAATTCCAATTAATATTGCGCTTGGAAAATGGACCGGTCTTCGAATTAGTGAATATTTGAGATTCAGAGAAGTATTTAAAAAAATGTAA
- a CDS encoding sugar-transfer associated ATP-grasp domain-containing protein, with protein sequence MFDFLKNFKKRKKLLGMNSRNLEYVRPANLKRAREIADNKILSKRILKKGEIPVPKLIAKIGSLEQLENFDWNTLPDSFVLKPNRGFGGEGIIVVYGKKKDRENVWIKADGSVITVDDLKSHIQNIIDGAFSLANVSDIAFFEERLKLLKLFKPYAFKGIPDIRVVVYNKVPVMAMLRLPTKESGGKANLLQGAIGVGIDLASGTTTTAVSGKSKMVDYVPGTRMLLSGIKIPYWNDILKLAVKAQEITGLGYLGADVAIDSEKGPVFLELNARPGLSIQIANLDGLKRRLERVQELKIKTIERGVRVGMDLFGGEIEEGVEDISGKKVIGTVEKVKLISKDGKEIEVEAKIDTGAVSTSIDTELAKQLGFEDLINFWNSTEKPSNFSREEGKMIDDKVTKEYAGKHPDLVGISTVYSSSGSSVRPKAKISFILDGVTIIANANITDRKELDKEVIIGKKNLGKFLIDVNK encoded by the coding sequence ATGTTTGATTTTCTAAAAAACTTTAAAAAGAGAAAAAAGTTGCTCGGGATGAATTCTCGCAATCTTGAATATGTTCGTCCGGCTAATTTAAAAAGAGCTCGAGAGATTGCCGATAACAAAATTTTAAGCAAAAGAATTCTCAAAAAAGGAGAAATTCCAGTTCCAAAATTGATTGCTAAAATCGGAAGCCTTGAACAATTGGAAAATTTTGATTGGAATACTCTTCCTGACAGTTTTGTTCTAAAGCCGAATCGTGGTTTTGGAGGAGAAGGAATTATTGTTGTCTATGGAAAGAAAAAGGATCGGGAAAATGTATGGATCAAAGCGGACGGATCCGTAATAACAGTTGATGACTTGAAAAGTCACATTCAAAATATTATTGATGGGGCTTTTTCTTTGGCTAATGTTTCTGATATTGCTTTTTTTGAAGAGCGCTTGAAGCTTCTCAAGCTTTTTAAGCCCTATGCCTTTAAAGGAATCCCGGATATCAGAGTGGTCGTATATAATAAAGTGCCGGTAATGGCAATGCTTCGGCTCCCCACCAAGGAATCGGGAGGAAAAGCCAATCTTCTTCAGGGAGCAATTGGAGTGGGAATAGATCTTGCATCTGGAACAACTACCACTGCAGTTTCCGGTAAAAGCAAGATGGTTGACTATGTTCCGGGAACCAGGATGCTTCTTTCAGGAATCAAAATACCGTACTGGAATGATATTTTAAAATTAGCCGTAAAAGCGCAGGAAATTACGGGACTGGGCTATCTCGGAGCCGACGTGGCAATTGATTCAGAAAAAGGTCCTGTATTTCTAGAGCTTAACGCTCGTCCGGGACTTTCCATTCAAATTGCCAATCTCGACGGACTCAAAAGAAGGTTAGAAAGGGTGCAAGAGCTTAAAATTAAAACTATTGAAAGAGGAGTTCGGGTCGGAATGGATTTATTCGGAGGAGAGATTGAGGAAGGGGTAGAGGATATTTCCGGAAAAAAAGTCATCGGAACAGTGGAAAAAGTGAAGCTTATCAGTAAGGATGGAAAGGAAATTGAAGTCGAAGCAAAAATAGATACCGGAGCAGTTTCAACTTCGATTGACACCGAACTGGCCAAACAGTTGGGATTTGAAGATCTTATCAATTTTTGGAATTCGACAGAAAAGCCCAGTAATTTTTCCAGGGAAGAGGGAAAAATGATAGATGATAAAGTTACAAAAGAATATGCAGGAAAACATCCCGACCTCGTCGGAATTTCTACGGTCTATTCTTCGAGTGGATCCTCTGTCCGTCCCAAGGCCAAAATCAGTTTCATTCTGGACGGAGTCACGATTATTGCTAACGCTAATATCACGGACAGAAAAGAATTGGACAAAGAAGTGATTATTGGAAAGAAGAATTTAGGAAAGTTTTTAATTGATGTGAATAAATAG
- a CDS encoding ATP-grasp domain-containing protein has protein sequence MKKNQSIIKEVVEEMGGTIEKIIPERKYFCININKEKIFVSRKFEIASDLISGKMLTAYKDLTYVVLKKNNISTPNSACFYRKTITSDDIEKKLKSLSYPIVLKDSNGSNSEGVFVNIKSASEAKKIILREINNFKFLIAQEMIFGKEYRVLILGNEAIGVLEMIPPRISGDGKNTIRKLIRKKQLKNFEKTNLDLILNNILKDQKVNLDTILKKGKKIFIKGISCLAEGGETMDATELIHPEIKKICIQAARATGRNLAGIDLICEDIAIHPSKQTVSIIEVNGKPDIYIHYNPTKGKTQNVVKKIIHYILKIKTVSDL, from the coding sequence ATGAAAAAAAATCAATCTATTATCAAAGAAGTCGTTGAGGAAATGGGCGGAACGATAGAAAAAATTATTCCGGAAAGAAAATATTTTTGTATTAATATAAACAAAGAAAAAATATTCGTTTCACGAAAGTTTGAAATAGCTAGCGACTTGATTTCTGGAAAAATGCTCACAGCGTATAAAGATTTAACGTATGTAGTTCTAAAGAAAAATAATATTTCAACACCAAACTCTGCTTGTTTCTATCGGAAAACTATTACTAGCGATGATATCGAAAAAAAACTTAAGTCTCTTTCTTACCCCATAGTGCTGAAAGATTCTAACGGATCAAATAGCGAAGGAGTTTTTGTCAATATTAAAAGTGCATCCGAAGCCAAAAAAATAATATTGCGAGAGATAAACAACTTTAAATTTCTTATAGCGCAAGAGATGATTTTTGGAAAAGAATATCGAGTATTGATTTTAGGAAATGAAGCCATTGGTGTTCTGGAAATGATTCCTCCGCGAATTTCTGGCGATGGGAAGAATACCATACGGAAGCTGATAAGAAAAAAGCAGCTAAAAAACTTCGAAAAAACCAATCTGGATTTAATTTTAAATAATATTTTGAAAGATCAGAAAGTCAATCTGGATACTATTCTCAAAAAAGGAAAGAAAATTTTTATAAAAGGAATATCCTGTTTGGCTGAGGGTGGTGAAACTATGGATGCAACCGAATTAATTCATCCGGAAATAAAAAAAATATGCATTCAAGCAGCTAGGGCAACTGGAAGAAATTTGGCCGGAATTGATCTGATTTGCGAAGATATAGCAATACATCCTAGCAAACAAACAGTCAGTATAATTGAAGTAAATGGAAAGCCGGATATTTATATTCATTACAATCCTACTAAAGGAAAAACTCAGAATGTGGTAAAGAAAATTATTCATTATATATTAAAAATAAAAACAGTTTCCGATTTATAA
- a CDS encoding GNAT family N-acetyltransferase: MKSKNFLVYNYIDYSPRKKQLRKKQLVDFYNENFSLSKWSEKYFNGFLDDKKERKMECFILEKNNKIIGFILGRKVGKIRFRYNLTTLLVDEKYRGKGYSKLLMDKFLKTIKENKEARKVYLHFRDSNDFEGFYKHYGFSGHRITGAYSNGEKKHYMEIKL; the protein is encoded by the coding sequence ATGAAATCTAAGAATTTTCTAGTCTATAATTACATAGACTATTCTCCGAGAAAAAAGCAATTAAGAAAAAAACAGCTAGTTGATTTTTATAATGAAAATTTTTCTTTGTCCAAATGGAGCGAGAAATATTTCAACGGGTTTCTTGATGATAAAAAAGAAAGAAAAATGGAATGTTTTATTCTCGAAAAAAATAATAAAATAATAGGATTTATTTTGGGAAGAAAAGTTGGAAAAATAAGGTTCAGATACAATCTGACAACATTATTAGTAGATGAAAAATATCGCGGCAAAGGATATAGCAAACTGTTAATGGATAAATTTTTAAAAACCATAAAGGAGAATAAAGAAGCTAGAAAAGTGTATTTGCATTTCAGGGATTCCAATGATTTTGAAGGATTCTACAAGCATTACGGATTCAGCGGACACAGAATAACAGGGGCATATTCCAATGGAGAAAAGAAGCATTATATGGAAATAAAATTATGA
- a CDS encoding tyrosine/phenylalanine carboxypeptidase domain-containing protein, producing the protein MNFEFKNPVVFENKKEVLDDKWYDRFKEVGAFQDYEYLTGDKEVREEQKNKFFKGEIENPTLDYPELEKFDFAEKEQKLLELKKDILDNEKNEVVRQLYRWKINEKLAQLRMLRSSKEGNDRKFSRYSNFIYGKPEKEIYDYTICQVERTVEDKLSSDDQQIVDAAKRIKERMTKESESETVLETPNISKKDFSDDGSLFSAEEVKKAFEEAISEYQIAGWKVVVDDEGKFTSINVGQDKKEVVIPQNRKMKQKELTALIAHEIKTHVLRRESGERTTLKLLGLGLDRYLKGEEGIATYEEQKIEGANDFSGFDGHFAISLASGTDGKKRSFREVFEILKDFYFIKSKKEKKEALKSAEESAWNRCVRTFRGTTCKTPGACLTGDIVYREGNIGVWNVIKNNPEEEKRFSVGKYDPSNHRHIWILEQLGITENDLKKLEE; encoded by the coding sequence ATGAATTTTGAATTTAAAAATCCTGTCGTTTTTGAAAATAAAAAAGAAGTTCTTGACGATAAATGGTACGATAGATTTAAAGAAGTCGGAGCTTTTCAGGATTATGAATATCTAACAGGAGACAAAGAAGTGAGAGAAGAACAAAAAAATAAGTTTTTTAAAGGCGAGATAGAAAATCCCACCCTTGACTATCCGGAACTTGAAAAATTTGATTTTGCGGAAAAAGAACAGAAACTGTTGGAATTAAAAAAAGACATTCTGGATAATGAAAAAAATGAAGTTGTTAGACAATTATATAGATGGAAAATAAATGAAAAGTTAGCTCAATTGAGAATGCTAAGAAGTTCCAAAGAAGGAAATGACAGAAAGTTTTCCCGATATTCCAATTTTATATACGGAAAACCAGAAAAAGAAATATATGATTATACGATTTGCCAAGTTGAAAGAACAGTTGAAGATAAATTATCAAGTGATGATCAGCAAATTGTCGATGCGGCTAAAAGGATCAAAGAACGAATGACCAAGGAAAGTGAAAGCGAAACTGTATTGGAAACACCAAATATTTCAAAAAAAGATTTTTCGGATGATGGAAGTTTATTTTCAGCAGAAGAGGTAAAAAAAGCATTTGAAGAAGCAATAAGTGAATATCAAATTGCAGGATGGAAGGTCGTTGTGGATGATGAAGGAAAATTTACCAGCATTAATGTCGGACAGGATAAGAAAGAGGTTGTAATACCTCAAAACAGAAAAATGAAACAAAAAGAGTTAACTGCTCTCATAGCGCATGAAATTAAAACCCATGTGCTTAGAAGGGAAAGCGGTGAAAGAACAACGTTAAAGCTTTTGGGGCTCGGCCTAGATAGATACTTGAAAGGAGAAGAGGGAATTGCCACCTACGAAGAACAAAAGATTGAAGGAGCAAATGATTTTTCTGGATTTGATGGGCATTTTGCTATTTCTCTGGCATCCGGAACAGATGGTAAGAAAAGATCATTCAGGGAAGTTTTTGAAATTTTAAAAGATTTTTATTTTATAAAATCAAAAAAAGAAAAAAAAGAAGCTTTAAAATCAGCTGAAGAATCTGCTTGGAATAGATGTGTTAGAACATTTCGGGGAACGACCTGCAAAACTCCAGGAGCTTGTCTTACAGGAGATATTGTATATAGGGAGGGGAATATAGGAGTTTGGAATGTAATAAAAAATAATCCGGAAGAAGAAAAGCGCTTTTCTGTCGGTAAATACGATCCCTCTAATCATAGACATATCTGGATTTTGGAACAGCTGGGGATTACTGAGAATGATCTGAAAAAACTAGAAGAATAA